The genome window ATTTTAGTCGTttttgtacagtcgtggtcaaaagtttacgtacacttgtaaagaacataatgtcatggctgtcttgagtttcctatcatttctacaactcttatttttttgtgataagagtgattggagtacatactgaaaatgtgagcaaatctgctgggtcaaaagtatacatacagcaatgttaatatttgcttacacgtcccttggcaagtttcactgcaatacggcacttttggtagccaaattcttcaggaaaacCGAAAATCATCagccttgggcgcagttgggtgttccaacaggacaatgaccccaaacacacgtcaaaagtgataaaggaatggctaaatcaggctcgatttaaggttttagaatggcctccccaaagtcctgacttaaccatgtggacaatgctgaagaaacaagtccatgtcagaaaaccaacacatttagctgaactgcaccaattttggtcaaaaatgcaaccagaagcttgccagaagcttgtggatggctacttggggcggtatagctcggttggtagagtggccgtgccggcaacttgagggttccaggttcgatctccgctttcgccatcatagtcactgccgttgtgtccttgggcaagacactttacccacctgctcccagtgccacccacactggtttaaatgtaacttagatattgggtttcaccattggcgttgttaggcctattttaggggggctcaagcccccctaaaatattcttaagcccccctaaataatttggtgcttttttgtttgtttttacaaatacatgccgacattttcattataaagtggcccaaatatgagtttaaataaataatcatataacttgttattactcactcagtttcccctcacttcgtagcgtaaggtagagagcccctttagtgcgtcggtatccaatccattccacttgttcatatagaaaatgcccacatcactcaaattccagtccgcattttctctgcgaccttgcttgcggtcctgaaggtgtacgaagcacattatcttcctttacaatgagtgaagctgcacaaaaccttgtgtgtgcaattgtaaataatttattttttaagttttgtgtttcttgtagaatctatataaagtaatatacattagcctattgttaaaataatgaaaaaaacataattaaatatatttgttttattgtattgttacattaatatctgttgtattattataggatggcttgttaaacatttcataggattttcagaggaaaaaccaagacatttaatataaaaggtaaaatgaataaatacataaaaagaaaaagaaaaaaaatggttaaaagccatcgtcccggggagcatttcatttcgtcccgtgcattttttaaaaataataataataacaattttgtgctcgtgcgtaacatttgctcgcatcctgtgcatctcctgggggctaagccccccctgtccttaaaagctagtgacgcccctgggtttcactatgtaaaagtgctttgagtcatgagagcaaagcgctatataaatataattcacttcactaccaaaagcgccttattgcagtgaaacttgccaagggacatgtaaccaaatattaacattgctgtatgtatacttttgacccagcagatttgctcacattttcagtagacccgtaataaattcataaaagaaccaaactccatgtttttgtgaccaacaagtatgtgctccaatcactatatcacaaaaaaataagagttgtagaaattattggaaactcaagacagccttgaCATTATGTTCATTACATGACCACGATTGTACGTAGAAAAACACAGGATTTACCAAATAAAACCGGCGACAAAACTATTCGGTAGGATTTTGCACGCAACCTGTGTGCCTACTTTATAGGTGCAGGGCTAAATTTGCTGTGTGCACCTGACAGGTGTTGCTGGGCGAGGTCAACGTGGGTCTCAGCACCACCCAGGTGGTGGTCAAAGAGCTGAAGGCCAGCGCCAGCGTGCAGGACCAgatgcagttcctggaggaggtccagCCTTTTCGGACATTACAGCACCCCGCCCTCTTGCAGTGCTTGGCCCAATGCTCAGAGGTCACGCCTTATCTGCTTGTCATGGAGTTTTGTCCGCTGGTAGGAGACTTTTAGCAACCTCTATCCCTTTCTAGGGGGCTGCAGTGACATTTTTATCTGGTTTTCCCTAAGGGTGACTTGAAAAGCTATCTCCGTGGGTGCCGGGTGACTGACTCAGAGACTCCCGACCCGCTCATCCTCCAGCGAATGGCATGCGACATCGCCTCGGGGCTTTTACACCTCCATAAGAACAACTTCATACACAGGTAATCACCCTTTCATTCTATTAGCAGCCTACAATTCCTCAGCATGCGCCAGTGCTGTCCTCTGCTGGTCGTTCTCTGCAACAACATCCTGGTGCTGCCAGAGTCGTCATCTCAAAACTCCAGCATCAGTGATTTTGTTGCCGGGGGCGACCCCGGACTCCTCCTCTTGAGCTTTCCCATCGTTCTGTGGCTGCCATGGCAACTGGTCAGAGGATGAAGTTTGTGGAGGAGGTGAGACAATACTAAGTGACTCAGTGGAACAGATTAGATTATCGTTTCCAGCGCCCATTTTTGGTTCAAGGTCAGATTTTATTGGGTCACAGATGCTACAAGTCTGATCACATTTATAATGCAAGTGATCCAAAAAATTCAAAAGGGATTTTGCCTTTACAGTGACCTGGCCCTACGAAACTGCCTGCTAACATCAGAAATGTCGGTTAAAATCGGAGACTACGGGCTTTCTCACAGTCTGTATAAGGTTTGACTTGTACTTTAGTATACTATTCGTCAAGGCTGGTTGTTACTGTACCTGATGAGCTGACTTTGTGTATTCAAACCTGCAGGAGGACTACTATTTTACACAAGACCAGATTTGGGTGCCCCTGCGTTGGATTGCCCCTGAGCTCATAGACGAAGTCCATGGAAACCTGCTGATTGTTAATCAGACTAAATCAAGCAACATATGGTATTTACATGGCTAAGCATGTTTTCTTCAGCCTCTAATGACAGCCTTCAATTCATTGCTCCCGTCTTTTTTAGGTCGTTGGGGGTAACCATGTGGGAGCTGTTTGAGTTCGGAGAGCAGCCATACAGACAGTACTCTGACAGACAGGTGCTGACATATGCCGTCAGAGAACAGCAGCTCAAACTGGCCAAACCGCAGATCCACTTACCTCTTGCTGAGCGCTGGTGAGAATATTCAGTCGTGTCGATATTTGTCATAGAAAGGTTGTCGTTAAACCATGTATGTCTGTCTCTAGGTATGAGGTAATGCAGTTCTGCTGGCTGCAACCAGAGCTAAGACCAAGTAGCGAGGAAGTTCCCCTCTTGCTAACATACCTCTGCGCTAAAAGCTCTAGTGAGGCTGAGGAAGATTTTGAAGAACGCTGGAATGCTTTGAGACCAAACTTGCTGGGAAGCCCCCCCCACACAGCCGCACCACTTGTCCTCACGCCAACACTTGCCGCGGCTGAGGCCCGCATCCAGACCCAAACTCAGGCGGCAGAGCTGGCCTCGTCTGCCTCATCGTCCTTCCCCCTGCTGAAGCACTTCTCCGACAGCTTCCACTCTGACACGGGAGACGACTTGTTGACCGTCACAGAGACCAGTCACGGTCTCAACTTTGAGTACAAATGGGAGCAAGGCAGAGCTGAGCATCCCTACTGCTCATCGTCCACTAGTGGACCGCTGTGCCAGGGGAACCCGCACTACCAGGATGTATACTATTCAAGTGATGCCAGTATATCAGGCGGCTGCAGGACTGAGTTGTCAAGCGTATCGCCATCCTACTATGAACCAGAGCATCCATGTGTGGTCCCTGTTTTAAGCGCCCTCAGCCCCTCTGTCAGCAGCGAGTATTACATCCGTATAGAAGAAACATCAGAATGTAACATTAACTTGGATGACAACACAGTAGACTGCAGTCCTGTACTGAGTGGCAACACAAGGTTGTCCCCTGAGAGTCAGACCCCCACGGCACAATCAAATGCTTATTGGTCAACTGCTGACAGCACCAAATCAACAGCCTATGACTCAGATTCAAGCCCCACTTTGCAGCTAACCATGGACCCCCTTATAAGACAGGCATACAGCAGCCCTGTAATGTTACGACAATCCCGTGCATGCACCTCTTCCTTTCTAGTTGACGCTGACTACAACGTTGACCACCCACACCATCTGTTTGAATATAATGTTGGCCACCCAGTGGAATGTTCAGAAAGTCAATCTAGTCTGACACAAGCAATGAGCAGCCCCAGCTTAGGTTTGTGTGACCCCTACCTTGAAGACAGAAGCGGCTCTATTAGTGCGGTGGGCTCCCTGCAAAAGACACTACCCATCGGTAACCACATTAGCATAGATATTGAGACAGGTGATGGCCTGCTAGTGGGCAGAGACATAAACGATGGTGCTTTCTTTGAGGAAGAAGCCACAAATTGGACTTCAAACCATTCTGCTAACAACAACATCCTGAGTTTCAGCAAAAGGAACACAAGTAGGATGGAAAACTATCTAGATCTTCAATATAACACAACAGAACTGTGGTGTTTAACCAAGGACACCACCAAAACCTTCCGCAGTTGCAAAACTTCTAAACTGGAGGCAGGAGAAGGGGAATCTGCTTGTACTTCTACTAGTAAACCCAAAGAATTAGGTTCATACATTCACCTGTGTCACCAAGATAAGCGGACCAGTCCAGAGCAAAACAACTTAGCCAGTTTAGAAAGTAATGATTGCATTGCCAACTCCAGTGCCAGTGGGAACAATAACAATCAGTTGATACTTAATGGAGAGAGACTCCATTCTGAGCCCAAGAAGATACCTGAGCCAAGTTATATACAGTCACCTAACTCCTTCAAAGAGTCTCGGACTGGCCGGATTGAAGTATTACCAGAGAAGAAGATGACTGGCATTTGGGAGGATGCTTCAACAGGAGTCCCTACTCTAAGAGACTTACGACTAAATTACGCTCCTTTAGAAAAAAACACGAGAGAGCTCGGGAGTGGAATTAGGACCAGGAATTCCACTTGTACTTTAGTGGAGCTTGGAGACTACAGCGAGGAGGATGATGACTTCACAGATATTACATCAGGCATATTCGCTGATTTTAACCTTGATTATGCAGAGATACAGGAGTACGAGTTGAGTCCAGTGAAGAATACAGAGAGAACTACTGACTCTGTGGACACCACAAACCTCTCTTCATCTGTGGCAAGCACCTCTGACCAAGCCTTCAGCCCAGACTCCTTCAGTACTCCTGCCCAGCCCAAATCCCTGGATAGCGGCTATGACACAGAAAACAACGGATCCCCGGAATTTATGTTTAAGGAGCTGTCTGATCCCCAAAGAGGTGAACTTGTTCTGCAAGTACATCAAGGTCTCACCAGTGCCTCAGAAGTCCAGTTAAAGCAAACGACTGATAAACACCCATACAGGGACTCGGCCTACTTTTCTGACTATGAAAACGACAAAAGTCCACGAGAGGATGACAGTAAATTCTTTTCAGGTCCAACTAAACTTGCAGAAAAACCGAGCTCTTACAAAGATGTTGATGCTACCAAAAGGGAGTTTAATATCACTGAGGACCTGAAACAAATTAAAAGTTGTGTTTTGGCTAAACCCTCTGACCTCCTTTCTACACCTGGGCTTTCCATGTTGTCACCGTTTCCTGCACAGATGGGTGGTTGCTTGACCAAAGAGTCTGCACCAGAGAATGATGACCTGGGGTTGGACACAGAGCACCAAGAAGAGCCTCGCTCAGAACTCAGCAATTCCACTGTGTCTGAATTGTCCTCCACTGTCCAAGAGGCCTCGGGTAACTATCAGGACGAGAGTAAGCGATCTGAAGACTGTGGCCAGACGCAAATTTCCTGCTCTGAATCCACTGTATCTGATTACAAAGATGACGATGAGACGAAAGAGAACACTGATCAAACCACAGTGGACGACGAACTCCCGGAATTCAATCATGTGGAAACATCGGAGGAAAGAATGGAAGGAGTCTGCATGAATGAGGAAGAATTTGAGGACATTGATGCCGAGGAATGCGACAGTTTATGTGAAGAGCCAACTGTCGCGGCCGAGCTGTCATCTTCTTCGTCAATGCTCGAGTTGTGCGGAGAAGCCGTGAGAGCACCCCTGGAGGAGGCAGAGGACGAGGATGACTCCGAGGACAGCGAGTCAGACGAAGAGTTGAGGACCTACAGCATCCAGGCGGAGGAAGACAGCGAGGGCAGTGACGAAGATTTGAGCATGGTGCCGGTGGTGGTGAGCGACAGCAGCAGGGCACGACACCTCCGCGGCCTCCTGAAGATGCCGACGCTTCTCACTCAGTCCTTCTGTGACAAACTGGAGAGAAAGAAAAAGGCAGTGTCCTTTTTTGACGACGTCACCGTGTTCCTCTTTGACCAAGTACGGCCTCAAAAACATGTTAGGGTCGGGCCTTGAAATAAGGTGCTTTATTCATTCATTGTTGCTGTGATCTCCAGGAGAGCCCGACCGGAGAACTTGTGGACTTCAACTTCTCAGATGAAGCGGAGTACAGCATGAAGGACCCACTGGATGAAAACACCTTTCAGCTTGAGACGCCCCTCTCAGCCTGTGAGACACAGTGTGACGCAGAGGAGAAAGACGATGCAGAGGAAGGTGAGAAGGGTCAAAATTGGATTCAGCTGTCAGTGGTGACACCCAATGACTGTTCATTTGCTTTCAGGTCACAAGTGGGAAGAAGATCTGGCATTTGAGAAACCTCCACCTGATTCCACGCCCGAGACCCAACCTACGCTCGCTTCACCCTCAAACAGTCCAGAGGTGGTGAAATCTGCAACAGTGGCAATGAACCGATTTATGGTCTCCAGATTCTCCATCACGCATGTCTCGGACACGGTCACAGCAACTGGTCAGTATCATCATTCCTCATAGGGAGCTTTGTAATTTGTGCACTGAGAGCCACACTTACTACCTTGATACTTTGTACTCTCAGGGAAAATATGTACACTTccttccgtccattttctaccgcttgtcatagTATACATAAATGACATTAGATCAAAAAGCGCCTTGCCAAGAAATTATGACATTGGGACACCATTTCTTTTTACATGACTAGAATTCAAATTTGTGGTGCCCCTTTGTTGACCAACatgctttggaagacatgctagcataTATGCAATACAGATATCCTCAACGTTTGATGATCATTAAACTTTAAACGTCTTTGGAACAAATAGTTGCCAGGTCCTGCCGTACCCCTGCAAAGACATTTTTCTTGCTGGCAGCTGTTTTTCAACTATTCAACTtttgaacctactcagtggcctagtggtcagagtgtccgccctgagatcggtaggttgtgagttcaaaccccggccgagtcataccaaagacaataaaaatgggactcattacctccctgcttggcactcagcatcaagggttggaattagagatagggtgagaagttcagtcacccgagagagactcggagtagagccgctgctccttcgcttggaaaggaaccagcttaggtggttcgggcatctcgtgtggatgcctcacgagcgtctcccgagggatgtcctcgttgcacgtcccattgGTAGGAGACCCCGGggtaggccaaggaccagatggggggattacatctcctctctggcctgggaacgcttcgggatccaccaggaggaagttgctgatgttgctctagagaaaggaagtctgctggagctgttgtgcccacgacccgattccggataagcggttgaagatggatggatggatgtatatt of Nerophis lumbriciformis linkage group LG22, RoL_Nlum_v2.1, whole genome shotgun sequence contains these proteins:
- the LOC133615560 gene encoding serine/threonine-protein kinase LMTK1-like isoform X2, yielding MRFALHVTVMSSAFFNPSSAFSSHFDTDGAPLSELSWPSSLAVIVVSFSGLFTFVFVMLACLCCKKGDMGFKEFENADGEEYQADLSPSRHNGPEVYILPLTEVSLPVSKQPGRSIQLLKSSDLSRHSLLYLKEIGYGWFGKVLLGEVNVGLSTTQVVVKELKASASVQDQMQFLEEVQPFRTLQHPALLQCLAQCSEVTPYLLVMEFCPLGDLKSYLRGCRVTDSETPDPLILQRMACDIASGLLHLHKNNFIHSDLALRNCLLTSEMSVKIGDYGLSHSLYKEDYYFTQDQIWVPLRWIAPELIDEVHGNLLIVNQTKSSNIWSLGVTMWELFEFGEQPYRQYSDRQVLTYAVREQQLKLAKPQIHLPLAERWYEVMQFCWLQPELRPSSEEVPLLLTYLCAKSSSEAEEDFEERWNALRPNLLGSPPHTAAPLVLTPTLAAAEARIQTQTQAAELASSASSSFPLLKHFSDSFHSDTGDDLLTVTETSHGLNFEYKWEQGRAEHPYCSSSTSGPLCQGNPHYQDVYYSSDASISGGCRTELSSVSPSYYEPEHPCVVPVLSALSPSVSSEYYIRIEETSECNINLDDNTVDCSPVLSGNTRLSPESQTPTAQSNAYWSTADSTKSTAYDSDSSPTLQLTMDPLIRQAYSSPVMLRQSRACTSSFLVDADYNVDHPHHLFEYNVGHPVECSESQSSLTQAMSSPSLGLCDPYLEDRSGSISAVGSLQKTLPIGNHISIDIETGDGLLVGRDINDGAFFEEEATNWTSNHSANNNILSFSKRNTSRMENYLDLQYNTTELWCLTKDTTKTFRSCKTSKLEAGEGESACTSTSKPKELGSYIHLCHQDKRTSPEQNNLASLESNDCIANSSASGNNNNQLILNGERLHSEPKKIPEPSYIQSPNSFKESRTGRIEVLPEKKMTGIWEDASTGVPTLRDLRLNYAPLEKNTRELGSGIRTRNSTCTLVELGDYSEEDDDFTDITSGIFADFNLDYAEIQEYELSPVKNTERTTDSVDTTNLSSSVASTSDQAFSPDSFSTPAQPKSLDSGYDTENNGSPEFMFKELSDPQRGELVLQVHQGLTSASEVQLKQTTDKHPYRDSAYFSDYENDKSPREDDSKFFSGPTKLAEKPSSYKDVDATKREFNITEDLKQIKSCVLAKPSDLLSTPGLSMLSPFPAQMGGCLTKESAPENDDLGLDTEHQEEPRSELSNSTVSELSSTVQEASGNYQDESKRSEDCGQTQISCSESTVSDYKDDDETKENTDQTTVDDELPEFNHVETSEERMEGVCMNEEEFEDIDAEECDSLCEEPTVAAELSSSSSMLELCGEAVRAPLEEAEDEDDSEDSESDEELRTYSIQAEEDSEGSDEDLSMVPVVVSDSSRARHLRGLLKMPTLLTQSFCDKLERKKKAVSFFDDVTVFLFDQESPTGELVDFNFSDEAEYSMKDPLDENTFQLETPLSACETQCDAEEKDDAEEGHKWEEDLAFEKPPPDSTPETQPTLASPSNSPEVVKSATVAMNRFMVSRFSITHVSDTVTATGTGDDNPKD
- the LOC133615560 gene encoding serine/threonine-protein kinase LMTK1-like isoform X1 — encoded protein: MSVKIGDYGLSHSLYKEDYYFTQDQIWVPLRWIAPELIDEVHGNLLIVNQTKSSNIWSLGVTMWELFEFGEQPYRQYSDRQVLTYAVREQQLKLAKPQIHLPLAERWYEVMQFCWLQPELRPSSEEVPLLLTYLCAKSSSEAEEDFEERWNALRPNLLGSPPHTAAPLVLTPTLAAAEARIQTQTQAAELASSASSSFPLLKHFSDSFHSDTGDDLLTVTETSHGLNFEYKWEQGRAEHPYCSSSTSGPLCQGNPHYQDVYYSSDASISGGCRTELSSVSPSYYEPEHPCVVPVLSALSPSVSSEYYIRIEETSECNINLDDNTVDCSPVLSGNTRLSPESQTPTAQSNAYWSTADSTKSTAYDSDSSPTLQLTMDPLIRQAYSSPVMLRQSRACTSSFLVDADYNVDHPHHLFEYNVGHPVECSESQSSLTQAMSSPSLGLCDPYLEDRSGSISAVGSLQKTLPIGNHISIDIETGDGLLVGRDINDGAFFEEEATNWTSNHSANNNILSFSKRNTSRMENYLDLQYNTTELWCLTKDTTKTFRSCKTSKLEAGEGESACTSTSKPKELGSYIHLCHQDKRTSPEQNNLASLESNDCIANSSASGNNNNQLILNGERLHSEPKKIPEPSYIQSPNSFKESRTGRIEVLPEKKMTGIWEDASTGVPTLRDLRLNYAPLEKNTRELGSGIRTRNSTCTLVELGDYSEEDDDFTDITSGIFADFNLDYAEIQEYELSPVKNTERTTDSVDTTNLSSSVASTSDQAFSPDSFSTPAQPKSLDSGYDTENNGSPEFMFKELSDPQRGELVLQVHQGLTSASEVQLKQTTDKHPYRDSAYFSDYENDKSPREDDSKFFSGPTKLAEKPSSYKDVDATKREFNITEDLKQIKSCVLAKPSDLLSTPGLSMLSPFPAQMGGCLTKESAPENDDLGLDTEHQEEPRSELSNSTVSELSSTVQEASGNYQDESKRSEDCGQTQISCSESTVSDYKDDDETKENTDQTTVDDELPEFNHVETSEERMEGVCMNEEEFEDIDAEECDSLCEEPTVAAELSSSSSMLELCGEAVRAPLEEAEDEDDSEDSESDEELRTYSIQAEEDSEGSDEDLSMVPVVVSDSSRARHLRGLLKMPTLLTQSFCDKLERKKKAVSFFDDVTVFLFDQESPTGELVDFNFSDEAEYSMKDPLDENTFQLETPLSACETQCDAEEKDDAEEGHKWEEDLAFEKPPPDSTPETQPTLASPSNSPEVVKSATVAMNRFMVSRFSITHVSDTVTATGTGDDNPKD